Proteins encoded within one genomic window of Anopheles gambiae chromosome 3, idAnoGambNW_F1_1, whole genome shotgun sequence:
- the LOC4578434 gene encoding uncharacterized protein LOC4578434: protein MNVLILWVFALGLICPSTTVLADEVPALVRKVRQQNTLPPDMKSAVKGAPTTDPVIEEDGEFDDALKGQQITEPTGIKKTTHQQATSTTPAVKSKDQWQDVKGGKNPRKDTSESPGDSSSKNPVITDQTKKTTAQSGAPNATTNATTSNTPPAPSPIVVNVNVVVQSEPAHGVTSCTAPDYNCHLKVLPATQRPRPPSRPNPLYVPRRSSFRRYDSAPIMTTTDAGHEHEHIHVEGNGIDYPNSPIGIPRNLRKTSCIFC from the exons ATGAACGTTCTAATTCTTTGGGTGTTTGCTTTGG GTCTGATATGTCCGTCCACCACCGTATTGGCGGATGAGGTTCCCGCTCTGGTGCGAAAGGTGCGACAGCAGAACACTCTACCGCCGGATATGAAATCCGCTGTCAAAGGCGCTCCCACTACAGATCCAGTCATTGAAGAGGATGGCGAATTTGACGATGCTCTAAAGGGGCAACAGATAACAGAGCCGACAGGCATTAAGAAAACAACTCATCAGCAAGCCACGTCAACAACACCGGCAGTAAAATCGAAGGATCAATGGCAAGATGTGAAGGGTGGTAAAAACCCCAGAAAAGATACATCCGAATCTCCGGGGGATAGTTCCTCCAAAAACCCAGTAATCACTGATCAAACCAAAAAGACCACTGCACAGTCGGGTGCACCCAATGCTACTACAAACGCTACCACAAGCAATACGCCCCCTGCACCATCCCCGATAGTGGTCAACGTGAATGTGGTCGTTCAATCAGAACCTGCACATGGCGTTACCAGCTGTACAGCGCCAGATTATAATTGTCACCTTAAAGTTTTACCAGCCACCCAACGACCGAGACCGCCATCAAGGCCCAATCCTTTGTACGTTCCAAGAAGAAGCAGCTTTAGGCGGTACGATTCCGCACCAATCATGACGACCACTGACGCTGGTCACGAACACGAGCACATACACGTTGAGGGTAACGGGATAGATTATCCAAATTCACCAATAGGAATACCACGCAATTTGCGCAAGACATCATGTATCTTCTGTTAA